In Fibrobacter sp. UWH6, a single genomic region encodes these proteins:
- a CDS encoding autotransporter outer membrane beta-barrel domain-containing protein, whose amino-acid sequence MLKKLLLTTCLTLGLSAFASVSWAQDDDDDDYVSAPSVASDEDDDGFVSAPPKASKGKAARAAAMDDDDEEGEDEEFASGDLTVAQRKEQLERKKFEEEQRQDEYANSERRRDWLRNRLILQMGMGSRYAFMGETGMGMSFGIGAEYVLPFHLAVFGSFGFLPKGTDTDFEEFELEGGSGWKAGINYYLFPKNPLHLGISASYGTVYFDHDIKPDNNVRALISVEGYQFDVLIAYMTNEWYYLQFSIGMYYAPKLAKKPAQWDESTDNPSWGKREVLGMWQNGQWDSKVVNQDGMNKTGIVFGIAIGYALPELFPDDTEKRRREREKARARSSAAGR is encoded by the coding sequence ATGTTAAAAAAACTTTTGTTGACTACCTGTTTGACTCTCGGTTTGTCCGCTTTTGCGTCTGTATCTTGGGCTCAGGATGATGATGACGACGATTACGTCTCCGCTCCGTCTGTTGCTTCTGACGAAGACGATGATGGCTTTGTCTCTGCTCCGCCGAAGGCATCTAAGGGCAAGGCTGCCCGTGCTGCTGCCATGGACGACGATGACGAAGAAGGGGAAGATGAAGAATTTGCCAGCGGCGATCTGACTGTCGCTCAGCGCAAGGAACAGCTGGAACGCAAGAAGTTCGAAGAAGAACAGCGTCAGGATGAATACGCAAACTCCGAACGTCGTCGTGACTGGCTCCGTAACCGTCTCATTCTGCAGATGGGTATGGGTTCTCGCTATGCCTTCATGGGTGAAACCGGTATGGGTATGAGCTTCGGTATCGGTGCGGAATACGTCCTGCCGTTCCATCTGGCCGTATTCGGTTCTTTCGGTTTCCTGCCTAAGGGTACCGACACCGACTTCGAAGAATTTGAATTGGAAGGTGGCTCTGGTTGGAAGGCCGGTATTAACTACTACCTCTTCCCGAAGAATCCTCTCCATCTGGGTATTTCTGCTTCTTATGGCACTGTTTACTTCGACCATGACATCAAACCGGATAATAACGTTCGTGCCTTGATTTCTGTGGAAGGTTACCAGTTTGACGTTCTTATTGCCTATATGACCAATGAATGGTACTACCTGCAGTTCTCTATCGGTATGTACTATGCTCCCAAGCTGGCAAAGAAGCCTGCCCAGTGGGATGAATCCACCGACAACCCCAGCTGGGGCAAGCGTGAAGTGCTTGGCATGTGGCAGAATGGTCAGTGGGATTCCAAGGTGGTTAACCAGGACGGTATGAACAAGACTGGTATTGTCTTCGGTATCGCCATCGGTTATGCCCTGCCGGAACTCTTCCCGGATGACACCGAAAAGCGTCGTCGTGAACGTGAAAAGGCTCGTGCCCGTTCTAGCGCTGCTGGTCGATAA
- the rpsU gene encoding 30S ribosomal protein S21 produces the protein MIGVIVKSNEPFERALKRFTKSCEKNGIISDVKKRQRFEKPSEEKKRIETAARRKRLKEIADQNRKRLY, from the coding sequence GTGATCGGCGTTATTGTTAAGTCCAACGAACCTTTCGAACGCGCTCTCAAGCGTTTCACCAAGTCTTGCGAAAAGAACGGCATCATTTCCGATGTCAAGAAGCGTCAGCGCTTCGAAAAGCCTTCTGAAGAAAAGAAGCGCATCGAAACTGCTGCTCGTCGCAAGCGCCTGAAGGAAATCGCTGACCAGAACCGCAAGCGTCTCTACTAG
- a CDS encoding SPOR domain-containing protein produces the protein MKSLSVFSAKIATIISLAAACSMFVACNEEEDLVPQMEPAKPAAQAAPAPKAAAPAPAPKPAPVEEAKSADEPVLVPIQSLSNDNKDDAPAAVAAPEGSNQPGSKGDFVIQVSIQSSKKAADGIVKKLAEQNIKAYIAEVENPGELEGTYYRIRVGFFETSNDAQEYGKQVLKALNFAWWVDKRKNDEVGNPAGDYSSDMEEDDEEEEEETPAPAPKPAPAPAPTPAPAPAPAPAPAPEPAPAPEPAPAPEAPAADGFDDWD, from the coding sequence ATGAAATCCCTTTCCGTTTTTTCTGCGAAAATCGCAACGATAATTTCTCTTGCCGCGGCATGTTCGATGTTCGTTGCCTGCAACGAAGAGGAAGACCTCGTTCCCCAGATGGAACCCGCCAAGCCCGCCGCCCAGGCAGCACCCGCTCCCAAAGCAGCAGCTCCCGCCCCGGCTCCCAAGCCCGCCCCCGTCGAAGAAGCTAAGAGCGCAGACGAACCGGTCCTGGTTCCCATCCAGTCCCTTTCCAACGACAACAAGGATGATGCTCCCGCAGCAGTTGCCGCCCCCGAAGGCAGCAACCAGCCCGGCAGCAAGGGCGACTTCGTAATTCAGGTCAGCATCCAGTCTTCCAAGAAGGCCGCTGACGGTATCGTAAAGAAACTGGCAGAACAGAATATCAAGGCCTACATCGCCGAAGTCGAAAATCCGGGCGAGCTGGAAGGCACATACTACCGCATCCGCGTCGGTTTCTTTGAAACCAGCAACGACGCCCAGGAATACGGTAAGCAAGTCCTGAAGGCATTGAATTTTGCATGGTGGGTCGACAAACGTAAGAACGACGAAGTCGGCAATCCCGCAGGCGATTACTCCAGTGATATGGAAGAAGACGACGAAGAAGAAGAGGAAGAAACTCCGGCTCCGGCACCCAAGCCCGCACCGGCTCCTGCTCCTACTCCGGCTCCCGCTCCTGCCCCTGCACCGGCTCCGGCACCCGAGCCCGCACCGGCACCCGAGCCTGCTCCCGCTCCCGAAGCACCGGCCGCAGACGGTTTCGACGACTGGGACTAA
- the rimO gene encoding 30S ribosomal protein S12 methylthiotransferase RimO, which translates to MPTRKPKIFVVHLGCSKNQVDAERLVGEMLNVGFETTETASKADYILVNTCGFIEAAKEESINAILAQVKGKKAKQKLIVTGCLSKRYGEELEKEIPEVDFWAGTYQPGELLAKMGIDQPAGCNPAKLPRLNLGGLPHHAYLKIAEGCNRRCAYCAIPNIRGLQKSTSVAELVKEAKELEAQGIKELTLIAQDTTFFGREKKKEGETLTDLLKALLAETNIPWIRMLYWYPAFIDDELLDLMAKEPRLVKYIDMPIQHSSDPVLKNMLRKYTRQELRDILRKIRTKLPDVTLRTTVLVGFPGETHEDFEDLMDLLQEIKFEHLGGFVFSPEEGTPVMNMKKLAPVDESDARARLDAITDFQEELAAQRAEEMIGKTVTVILDEEAEESEYHFYGRTEGNSLDTDDIVKVLEGDGEVGTFRQALVVDAEPHELIVKLLD; encoded by the coding sequence ATGCCTACAAGAAAGCCTAAGATTTTCGTCGTTCATCTCGGTTGTTCCAAAAACCAGGTGGACGCAGAACGCCTCGTTGGAGAAATGCTGAACGTCGGTTTTGAAACCACGGAAACAGCCTCCAAGGCCGATTACATCCTGGTAAACACCTGCGGATTTATCGAAGCCGCCAAGGAAGAATCCATCAACGCCATCCTCGCCCAGGTAAAGGGCAAGAAAGCGAAGCAAAAGCTGATCGTGACGGGATGTCTCAGCAAGCGCTACGGCGAAGAGCTGGAAAAGGAAATCCCCGAAGTCGATTTCTGGGCAGGCACCTATCAGCCCGGCGAACTTCTGGCAAAGATGGGCATCGACCAGCCGGCAGGCTGCAATCCTGCCAAGCTTCCCCGCCTGAACCTGGGCGGACTCCCCCACCACGCCTACCTGAAGATTGCGGAAGGCTGCAACCGCCGCTGCGCCTACTGCGCCATTCCCAATATCCGCGGGCTGCAGAAATCCACCTCCGTTGCGGAACTGGTGAAGGAAGCCAAGGAACTGGAAGCCCAGGGCATCAAGGAACTGACCCTTATCGCCCAGGACACTACCTTCTTCGGTCGCGAAAAGAAGAAGGAAGGCGAAACCCTCACGGACCTGTTGAAGGCGCTGCTCGCCGAGACGAACATTCCCTGGATCCGTATGCTGTACTGGTACCCCGCCTTCATCGACGATGAACTGCTGGACCTGATGGCCAAGGAACCCCGCCTGGTCAAGTACATCGACATGCCTATCCAGCATAGCAGCGACCCCGTTCTGAAGAACATGCTGCGCAAGTACACCCGTCAGGAACTCCGTGACATCCTCCGCAAGATCCGCACCAAGCTCCCCGACGTCACCCTCCGTACCACCGTGCTGGTAGGCTTCCCCGGCGAAACCCACGAAGACTTCGAAGACCTGATGGACCTGCTCCAGGAAATCAAGTTCGAGCACTTGGGCGGATTCGTGTTCAGCCCCGAAGAAGGCACTCCGGTCATGAACATGAAGAAACTCGCCCCCGTGGACGAAAGCGACGCCCGCGCCCGCCTGGACGCCATCACCGACTTCCAGGAAGAACTGGCAGCACAGCGCGCCGAAGAAATGATCGGCAAGACAGTGACCGTCATCCTGGACGAAGAAGCCGAAGAAAGCGAATACCACTTCTACGGCCGCACCGAAGGCAACTCCCTGGACACCGACGACATCGTGAAGGTGCTGGAAGGCGACGGTGAAGTTGGAACGTTCCGCCAGGCATTGGTTGTCGATGCGGAACCCCACGAACTGATCGTAAAGTTGCTAGACTAG
- a CDS encoding DUF3108 domain-containing protein codes for MSKLFFAFAFLGLLSTSSFAGEPNLPEVKAPWMKGERLTFSLGWGIITAGKAVLEVKPSKDGKTEFYTLAHDEGSLKKIYPVSDTIYTRVRNKGLMTEVFRKTLNEGSYHNKSVIRFDRKGEKAWLSDTVFTDGKVRKVKRSADTVVAIQGIEHSIMSAFYLVRTLPLTVGDTSRFSAVSGKKRYELKVLVHGRETLKTKIGTVNTIKVEPVLDGDGIFVSKGRIFIWLTDDERRIPVLMECEIALGSIKAKLLKVE; via the coding sequence GTGTCTAAGTTGTTTTTTGCATTTGCGTTTCTAGGCCTGCTTTCTACTTCATCCTTTGCCGGTGAGCCGAACCTTCCCGAGGTCAAGGCTCCCTGGATGAAGGGTGAACGTCTGACTTTTAGTCTGGGCTGGGGTATCATTACTGCAGGCAAGGCCGTGCTGGAGGTCAAACCTTCCAAGGACGGCAAGACTGAATTCTACACCTTGGCTCATGATGAGGGGTCCCTCAAGAAAATCTATCCGGTGTCTGACACCATCTACACCCGCGTTCGTAACAAGGGGCTCATGACGGAAGTTTTCCGCAAGACCTTGAACGAGGGTAGCTACCATAACAAGTCCGTAATCCGGTTCGACCGCAAGGGCGAAAAGGCATGGCTTTCCGACACGGTCTTTACCGACGGAAAGGTTCGCAAGGTCAAGCGCTCCGCCGATACCGTCGTGGCCATCCAGGGTATCGAGCACAGCATCATGTCTGCCTTTTACCTGGTCCGAACTCTGCCGTTGACGGTAGGGGATACTTCTCGCTTTTCGGCAGTGAGCGGCAAGAAACGCTACGAACTGAAGGTCCTTGTCCATGGACGCGAAACCCTAAAGACCAAAATTGGCACGGTAAACACTATAAAAGTGGAACCCGTGCTGGATGGAGACGGCATTTTTGTGTCGAAGGGCCGCATTTTTATATGGCTGACCGATGATGAACGTCGTATTCCGGTCCTTATGGAGTGCGAAATTGCCCTCGGTTCCATAAAAGCTAAGTTGTTAAAAGTGGAATAG
- the purE gene encoding 5-(carboxyamino)imidazole ribonucleotide mutase, which translates to MLVENAKVGIVAGSKSDQEVVDKITAVLDSFGIKWEFNIYSAHRTPNATAKYAKEAEGRGLQVIIGVAGLAAALPGVLAAHTILPVIGLPCAGGPLNGVDALHSIVQMPGGIPVATVGIGNGKNAGYLAAHIVALTDPAVKAKLVEYRKGLGDIEG; encoded by the coding sequence ATGCTAGTAGAAAACGCTAAGGTCGGCATCGTTGCTGGTAGCAAGAGCGACCAGGAAGTTGTAGACAAGATCACCGCTGTGCTGGACAGCTTCGGCATCAAGTGGGAATTCAACATTTACTCTGCACACCGCACTCCCAACGCTACTGCAAAGTACGCCAAGGAAGCTGAAGGCCGTGGCCTCCAGGTCATCATCGGTGTTGCCGGTCTCGCCGCAGCTCTTCCGGGCGTGTTGGCCGCTCACACCATCCTTCCGGTGATCGGTCTGCCCTGCGCTGGCGGTCCCCTGAACGGTGTGGACGCTCTCCATTCCATCGTCCAGATGCCCGGTGGCATTCCTGTTGCAACTGTTGGTATCGGTAACGGCAAGAACGCCGGCTACCTGGCCGCCCACATCGTCGCTCTCACTGACCCTGCCGTCAAGGCAAAGCTTGTGGAATACCGCAAGGGTCTGGGCGACATCGAAGGCTAG
- a CDS encoding GatB/YqeY domain-containing protein has product MASELLTRILDDIKASMKAHDSETLSVLRTLHSDIKNEAMKAGATPAQITESITDEMCVDALAKSVKQKQEAIEILKKGGFEDKIPAEEAVIAIYKKYMPAELSEEEVKALIAEIKAATGASSPKDMGKIMKELQPKVKGRFDGKRVSALVQEALK; this is encoded by the coding sequence ATGGCAAGTGAATTGTTGACTCGCATTCTTGATGATATCAAGGCCTCTATGAAGGCTCATGATTCCGAAACTCTCAGCGTTCTTCGCACTCTTCATTCTGATATCAAGAATGAAGCCATGAAGGCCGGCGCTACTCCCGCCCAGATTACCGAAAGCATTACCGACGAAATGTGCGTCGATGCCCTGGCAAAGAGCGTGAAGCAGAAGCAGGAAGCCATTGAAATCCTCAAGAAGGGTGGATTTGAAGACAAGATTCCCGCTGAAGAAGCTGTCATCGCCATCTACAAGAAGTATATGCCTGCCGAACTTTCCGAAGAAGAAGTGAAGGCTCTCATCGCCGAAATCAAGGCTGCAACTGGTGCTTCCTCTCCCAAGGATATGGGCAAGATCATGAAGGAACTTCAGCCCAAGGTGAAGGGCCGTTTCGATGGCAAGCGCGTCAGCGCCCTGGTCCAGGAAGCCCTGAAGTAA